A portion of the Carya illinoinensis cultivar Pawnee chromosome 11, C.illinoinensisPawnee_v1, whole genome shotgun sequence genome contains these proteins:
- the LOC122281805 gene encoding calcium-binding protein KRP1-like, with amino-acid sequence MAQYLALDNTVDFEDYFPSMIARLGAEGFIGELCNGFRLLMDCEKGLITFESLKRNSSLLGLHDMGDDELVCMLLEGDLDGDGALSQMEFCILMFRLSPGLLDGTKRWVEDFDVVTEQS; translated from the coding sequence ATGGCACAATATTTGGCGCTAGATAATACGGTCGACTTCGAGGACTACTTCCCGTCCATGATTGCACGGCTGGGAGCGGAAGGGTTTATAGGGGAGCTCTGCAACGGGTTTCGTTTGTTGATGGATTGCGAAAAGGGGCTCATCACGTTCGAGAGCTTGAAGAGGAACAGTTCTCTGCTGGGATTGCATGACATGGGGGATGACGAGCTTGTTTGCATGCTGCTGGAAGGTGATCTTGACGGAGATGGAGCGCTGAGCCAGATGGAGTTTTGCATTCTCATGTTTAGGTTGAGCCCTGGCTTGTTGGATGGAACTAAAAGATGGGTTGAAGATTTTGATGTAGTAACTGAACAAAGCTAG